GGCTCAGCTCGCCGCccgccctgcccagccccagcctcctcctcctcctcctcctcctcatcctcctcctcctcctcctgttcctcctccgccccctcctcctgctcccaccgCCGTCCCTGCCGCTCACCGGGGCGCCGTCCGAGAGCCGCGTGGCCGCGAAGACGCTGCCGGAAGCCGCCGCGGCCCAGCAGCGAACCCAGCCGGTactgctccttcaggccctgctgCGCCTTCCCTGCCGGCGGGACGCGGCTGTCAGCACTCGGTCCGGGGCCAGGAGCGGCCCCCGAGCGCCCCTCAAGCGCCCCGGGCCGGCCATCCCCAGGCGTTCGCTCCTGGCAACGGGACAGCAGCGGCTCGGGGCCGGTGGCCGCGCTGCCGAGCGGCGGAGCTCGGGCCGGGGAAGCCGCAGCGGAGGTGGCGGCAGCGGCTGCGCCGCCTGTGTCCTCCGCGGGGCCCGGGAGGAgccggcgccggggccggggccggggccggggccggggccggggccgggctcgggccAGGCGGAGCCAAAGGGAGGCGATgccgccccagccccaggcactgatgcccgcccagcagcgccagcgccaGCACGGCCAGAGCCGGGTGGGGGCGAGACGGCGGCGGGACGGCCGGGGCCGGGGACGGGACagccccgcccggggccgggggcgggccgggggcatGGCCCGGCCGGGTATGGGGAGAGAGAGAccgggagaggaggggacagcgggaacgGGAGAGCGGGAGAGGCTGCGGGACAGCgggagaggaggagcaagaGGGACTCCACAAAGTTGCTGCTTTCgctgctctgtctgctgctgctgttgctgctgctgctgctgctgctgccgctgctgccgctgcaACTGAAGCTCCGGGGCCGTTTGTCCCCGTGTCCGTTTGTCCGTTGCCCGCTCGCCCCCGCGCCCAGCCCTGCGCTCCCTGggggcagcccctgagcctgTCCAAACACGGGAACTTTGCCCTGTTCAGCCCAGACCCAGAGTCTGGACTCCTGCACAGGGGCAGAGAAATCCCCTCGGTCGCTGCTGTGcattgtccctgctgagggTCAAACCCTGTCGGGGCACATTCCCTGGCTGGAGGAttccctggccctggccctgcacttAAGGGtccagcactgctttccagcaaaAATGGGAAGGCAAACTGTGTGCAGCTCATGGTATTTTAGAGTGGCTGCGCCGCCTGTGTCCTCCGCGGGGCCCGGGAGCAGCCGGTGCTGGGGCCGGGGCCTGTTTGCTCTTTCCAAGAACCTTTCCTGGAGAACGAGGTGCAGCTTCTGTCTCAAGAtgtgccaccagctgcagcttctcttggcATTCCACACCGTGTGTGCAGCACAACTcttgcagcaaagcaggacaaaTGTCTGAAGAACTTGAcagcttgttctttcttttccttgtgggCTGGGCAGTTGTGCCATTGGCAAGGTTTTCATTGTTATTGTTCTACCCTAAGAAAACATGATGGGCTACCAGGAATTGTTAGGGAGCACAAGCCTGACTGAATGCAGAGAAAGAatctgcagagcctgcagccagaAATGGAGAGCTGTGTGATCATCACTGCAACATCCCCATGGACATCTTGAAAGTGATCTAGAAGATGAAAATGGGCTGACAGAGGGAGTTTGTTTCTGTGTTCAGTTTAGATGCTTCTACATCTCATGCACTGATATAAATCAGGAGTTCAATCAGTTCATGGAAAGCACCAGAACAAGCCGGACCTGTCAGGAGACGACTGAAAGaatctgaaaagaagaaatgcaggCAATGACTTGGTTGACTTTGTCTGAAAGAAGTGTAATTTTTCCCTTATAATTTGTAATCCATCTCCTCTGCAATTATCTTTTGGAAAAAGGCCATTTTCACCCCAGATTCCCCATGAAATGGGAAGCCTGAGCTTGTGGAAGTGCCTGAAAGATGCcctgttcctctgcagggacacGGAGGCTGAAACAGGAGCCGGAGCCCTCTCTGGGGAAGCCTCCTCCGAGCTGGaatttgtgctgtgctgggagaggaggaggagggggagaacGCTGGGCgctgtgtggcaggagcaggaggtttgGGCCGCAGGACATTCCGTCTGCGCCGCTGCCCCGCAATGGGCGGGAACGCTGTGGGGAAGACTGGGGGACACTGGAGTGGACTGTGGATGgcactggggggaactggaAGGGCCTGGGAATGAACTGAGgtgtactgggagggactgggctgtactgggaaGTATTGGAAGGGCACTGGGGTTGTACTGGGGATGAACTGGGAATgcactgggctgtactgggagggactggagggGTTGAATGGGCTGTTCCCGCCTCCACTGCCTCCCATTTGCTGAGGCTCCCGCCCATCATCACCCACAGCCAATCATCGCCGGGGATTGTGGCTTTGGGGGCGGTGCCTGGAGTCAGTGctgtcttttcttttgcctACAACTCCCATCATGCCTCGCAGCCCAATAGAGCCCCATTAGAGCCGGGACTACAACGCCCGTCATGCCCCACGCTCCACAGAACCCCCCCAGTATCCGCCCCCATCTGTGCCGTAAGTGTCCCCCAGACCCTCCAGGATCCCCGAGTGACCCTCAGCGGCCATTTGGGACCCCCCACAATTTTACTGGCAAAGTACAAAAAAGCAAGAAACTTTGGAAAAGGATTTAATACAACATCCAATCCAACATAAACCACCCTAGAAGTAACTTAATTCACTCAGCCCATTTAACCTGGAAGCCTTTAAACACTTTAGTTGTTGAGGTACCCAAAAAATGTTCCATAGAAAGAGCatgagaaggagaggaaagagagagagacgCAAAGACAGAAGCTCCATAGAAAGACACGCACgtggctcccagctcctggcgTTCCAGTGTGGGTGAGACACAAAccccaggagaaggcagagtCCATAGCAGGGGCTGACCTTGTGCTCTGTGTTTTAAGGCCCTGGGCCTTTGTGGGCCTCCCCCAGGTGGGATTTCTGATTGCTCGGGCAATCAGGGCTGGGTTAgcgctgtcccagctgtgtgacTGATTGACAGCTCAGCCCAAGGTGTCTTGGGACATCGATCTCATCCAGCCTCTGACAGTGACCacggtgacactggggaacctcatggaactgtgaaaaacacattcactctcctgtgaaaatttacgaagtttaataaaggacaataggagacaaggaCCATAGAGCAAAGGTTAGTTTGGCCGGGTGCATCTTGACACTCAGCCAAGAGCACACCCTTCTCTTTGGGGATTCCCCTTAAATACCTTTCCTattacatcagcctgttgcatattcatagacTCTTATGCATACCCATTAActaatttacattttccaggaaCTATTTGACATGGCCCCTCCTTGGGtctgcctttttagagcatgcctgtttcttggctgtggttttggctcCTTCTCTTTATCACTTCCAGTCCGGGTCCCGGCCCACACTGCCTTCAGACGGTGAATGCTGATGGTTGGCAGATCTGTAcaggtgtcctcatcctgtgttcactggatgttatcccatccaagcaggcattttaacacaagcgTAGCTATTTCACTACTATGCCTAAGCTTAATTAACAGCAGAAATACAAACTATATCTTTATAACAAAGTGATTTTAACAccacacatataaaatccatggaaaagatCTGGACTGTTTGACTGGCTTGGCCTTCTGggggccacctgacaggtcCAGCTGACCTTGGCATGTCGAGGGCTGCTTCTCATTAGTCCCTGAAGCACTGGGgccctgtgctttccttcctctggaAAGAACTGTCCCTCTTTCCAGCTGTCCACAGCCAAAACTGGGATTTCTTCTCCAAATTTCCTTATATGCAAAGATTGTTCCCAGATGAAAtctgccaggacagacagatCTGGCTGGCTTGGCTACCCTGAGTCcacctctcatctgcctttGAAACACTGGGatcatgtgcttttctttccaatgggaaaaaaaaagcacctttcACATCCAAGTCCCCATGGCCAAAGTTGGGAATCCACCTCCAGATTTCCCATGTCCAAGGATAGCTCCCAGACAAAACCTCCTAGAAGATacaagtctggctggccttggcttcCTGAGGGCTGGCACACATCTGCCTTTGAAACACTGGGGCTCAGTGCTTTCCTAATGAAAAGAACTCTTCTTCCTGTCAAGGCACCCACAACCAAAATTGAGatttcacctctaaaaatccCGGTGTCCAAGGATTTCCCCCCGATGAAAGGTACCAGGAGAGACAGGTCTGGCTCCCTTAGCCCATGGGTGGCCACCTCTCATCTTCTTCCAAAACACTTGcactttgtgcttttctttcctatggAAAAAACCATCCATCTTGAGCAGGTCCTATGGCCGAAACTGGGATTCCACGTCCAAAACTCCGTCCATCCAAGGATTGCTCCCAAAtgaaagctgccaggacagacaggtctggctgcccttggccCCTTGGGGGCTGCCTCTCACCTGTTTTTGAAACACTGGGTCTCGGTGCTTTCCTTCCAATGGAAATGAACTGTCCTTTTCATCAAGGTGTCCAGGGCTGAAATTGAGACTCCACCCCCAAATTCGGTATATCCAAGGATATCTTGGTGATGAAAGCTGCCCGGACAAACAGGTCTGGAtggcttggcctcccaggagccacctctctcctcttctgcctTTGAAACGCTTGGGCTCTGTGCTCTCATTCCTGTGGAAAGAATCCATCCTTCTTCTCAATGCAGAAATGGCCAAATTGtgattccacctccaaaattccctatatccaagggttgctttcagacaaaagctgccaggacagagagctctggctggccttggccttTGGTGGTCACCTCTCATGTCAAGGAAGCCCTGAGGAAAGTATTTTAACAGGTTTGAATACTGGAACATCAATGAGTCTCTCATCCTCTGAAAAACTCAGATGCCCTTCTGATCAGATGTGTCTGGATTTTTTCTCATTGTGTGTTCTGCATGAAATACTATTGTCagctaaaaaatattcttcttcaCACTCTAGCATTGTTATCTGACACAAAACACCTCGTCTACATATGGATCCAGGTCACCTGTAGAAGACAATGAAGAATGCAGCAGGAATGATTAGTCTCTGTTCCCATCTGTCACATCTCCTCTGGAGCTGGAGGTGCAGTCCCAGCACTTGGCAGGGCTCAAGGGCtcaccagctcagctcccacaCAGAGAACTTGTGGACCCTGGGCTGCTCTTCTTGgcccctgcacgctcagccaggctgagatggacacTGCTGGCTTCTGTGCCAGGCTCtcggagcccagcccagctccctgcaagttctgccagctgccctgagctctgtgcagcaccaagggcctctccccagcacagcccagccagctctggccccacagctctgctcaggccaggctgctctggccactggccccacggcctcagcccctggcaagggcacagcagcagctgcaactcagccaggactcagccccagccatgggggaaggggcCTGGCCAAGGGAAAGGAGGCTCCCTGggtgccctgctcccctcaggctcaggtgctgagagctctgcagccccggctgccatcccatctgcccaggccagcacaagagccccggccttggggccctccagagctgcttctgctccaggcccatggcccatcccagagctggggcagccacaaagctgtgcccatttctgctcattgctgctctgatggggaTGGATCCTCAGCCCCTTGGAGGTTGGTGATGAATTTTAATTGTTCTGAGTCCTCTCCTTTCTTGAGCTCTTCTGTTGAGAAATTCAGTGACAAAGGCTCATTAACATTTGTTCAAAACACCCACGCAAGACAAGCCCATGGGAATAATTCAAGTCTTCAATAATTTTGTGGTCaattagacagatttcagaagtgtaTTCAAAGTGAATCTACTATATTGAAAAGAATTAAGAGAGAATTGTTTTGTCctgtttagttttcttttcctgtttatagATTGATATCAGCAATCCTCAGTTGATATTGATCCCCAGCACCTCCTAATGCAGTCTGAACAGATATGAAATTCAAgacccttcatggctgacaatcaatcaCACTTTGTCcctacccccaccccaccatttccctcatccaagccctggcactcagagcagctgaggaatggagtCACATCCAGGGGTGTCCTCAGGTCTCAGGACTGGGGCCAGGTCAGTGAAATCTCTTTATTGCTGATCTGGACGAGGCCATCGAGGGCATCCTCAGTCAGTTCCCAGGTGAGCCCAAGCTGGGTggcagtgtggctgtgctggaggacaggaagctctgcagagggatctggacaggctggagccatgGGCCCAGGACAATGGGACGAGGTTCACCAAGGCCAAGGGCcgggtcctgccctgggctcacaaCCACccctgcccctgatccccacagcctgtcctgtttccttcatccctgcattgccagggactttctgggacaaggcagctctgctctgggcatgGAGGGAGGTGCAAGTGCCACCACTGCAGTGGAAACTAGAACTCATCgggtttgtgtcctttgggggTCAGGAACTGGTGGCACTCAGAGTCACAGGAAGTTTCTCTTCATTGCCAACATAAAATATGTAAACGTGGTAGAATTTAAGAAACATTGAAACTCTTCCCGCAGCAATGGGAGACATCCCAGCAACATCTGACATGTCCAGCATTCACAAGGGATTTTTGTACAAAACCAATTTTATACAAAGATGATGTTGTGATAGATATAGAAACAGTTAAGTTGTTGTATCATGATGCTCTACATGAAGTGGGGATAAATCAGCTTGAACCATGCCTGGTCTGCAAAGCTGTCAGTGGTGGATGGAGAAGGGGGTCAGGCTGCTTTTGGGgttgaggaaatgctgaaaacatCCTGACTCATTTCATCTCCTCCTGTCCTGGGATGAGGagcccctcagccttccctgctccgggctggacaagcccagctccctcagcctctgctcacagcccaagggctccagccccaccttgGAGGCCCTTCCCTaaccctgctccagctgcaggggggacccagggggacagggaccctgCTGGGCACAAGCAGGGGAGACTTCTCTGGGGGGGAAATGtgagcggggctggggcagagtgacCTCACACAGCCCCACTCTGATGTCACAGtctgctctgtgatgtcacacaactgcactgtgatgtcacagcccaCTCCCTGATATCACAgcccactctgtgatgtcactCTACCACACTCTATGATGTCAGAGTctgccctgtgatgtcacaacCTGCTCTGTAATGTCACAGCTTAccctgtggtgtcacagacCACACTCTGATGTCACACAGCTGCCCTGTGATGTCAAAGACTGCTCTCTGGTATCACACAgccactctgtgatgtcacacagtcCCCTCTATTATGCCTTAGCTGATCAGTGACCTCACATAACCCACTCTGTGGTGTCATAgcccactctgtgatgtcacagccctCTCTGTGACCTCACTCAACCtgttctgtgatgtcacacagccccttgCTGACATTGCAGCCGCTCTGTGcctctctcacacacagccaCGGCGGTGCCTCTATGACACAGCCCCCTCTGGGACATCACACAGCTCATCTGTGACATCACGGCCATTCCCTGAGGTCACTGCTCCCTCTCTGGGACATCCCCCCGTGTCACCTTTGGGACAGAGGGGATAGGTGGGCTCCAGGCGTATTTGGgcccctgtgcctgcagcccccagcgCCCGGAggtgcccagcagctcccgcaGGCTGCAGAACCTCCGCGCCACCCCCGACAACCACAAGTGTCCGTCCTCGTCCCGGCGGAGCTGGCACCGCTTGGAATCCTGGCTGGAGCGCGGCTGTGGAGCGACCGCCGGGCTCAGTGGGGCGGGGACCCCCGgagcccccagacccctcctGCCCCGCAGGTGCCCGCGGCAGCAGAGGTGAGGCAGAGGGGGTGGCGTGCTGTCCCCAGGCATGCCAGAGTGTCCCCATGGGTGTCAGGCTCTCCCAGTGGATGACAGAGTGCCCCTGTGGATGCCAGGCTTTCCAATGGCTGCCGGGCTGTCCCCGGCGATGCTGGGCTGTCCCGTGGGTGCCACACTGTTCCCCCACCCTTGGCTCACCTGTCACGGCTGCAGACCTGTCCGgggctctgcctctcctcctcgGTGATGGGCAGCAAGTCCAGCAcggccaggctcagcccctgagcagcaggCCTCGGCCAGAGCTGACTGACAGCGCGAATCCTGGGCACTGCGTGAGCAACACCATTGGTATTATTTACCTAAAACACATGACAATGATGCTTATGCCAGCTCCGTATAACCTGGTGTAGTTATCTGCAAGAAATGTATCATTTGAAGAAACTTTCCCAGTTGACATGAATAGAGTCTTTTTTGTAGGGTATTTTAGGGGAAAACCCTCCCGTTCGAGGTCTGGGCTCTGGCCAAACCCTGGTCCCTGCTGGTCAGGACATGTGCTATCAGATCCAGGAGTTCCTGTGTCGCTGTCaagcaggacgggaacagagaactccagatcagaaggcaaagaaaatgagctctgatttatttcaaatataccgctctatatatagagaacatcgagaagaccAACctcattggtcttagagtaaaaacatgtcacaccattggtgtgcagtgaatgacgcacagtggcagagcatatctataaacaatgtgaataacaagatagattagagaattatttacattccttccctgctgcttcccaggctcttgcctggctAGAAAacccctctctttctctctgactgagctgagaacaTCCACATTCCTGTGCTAAAAATAGAATCAAGTCACTTTGAGTGACTGATTTGGGCCTATAAAAGCTGGACTCacttttggggtgaatttggaGAGCTCACCTATGGGTGGATGCACAGTGCAGGATTTTGCCAGTTGCTGGGAAGGGGTCTCCAGATCCTCACTGTGAAACAGGGCTCCCCAGTGACTGCAGACTCTGGATGGTGGTAAAGTATTTAGGCAATTGGTGATGTATCTTTGGCAATCACGCTCCTTTCTCTCCCACAGTAATGATTAGGTGCATTACATTGCTGACATTGGCTTGTTGCTGAAGCCAACTGATATAGTTATTGAATATGTCATTTTACTTTTGTGTTGTCTTTATGTTCATAGTAAAATAAGGCCATTCTTTCCATTGGTGTCTGTGTTCTTTAAATCTCCCCTCTTGCTTGGCAGAACACTTTCTAATAGCCAGATTGTGTTAGAAGGTTTCTGTCTGGCTGATTCAGTATCAGTTTTTCAGGCCCCAGAGTTTCACAGTGGTCCCTTGCTTTGCAAATGTCTCAATGGCCTCTTGGTCCCACgaggccccacagtgtcacaaagGTCACCTTGATTCCATGGCCCTGAAGTGCTACAATGGCCCCTTGGCTCCATGAGGCCCTGCAGGGTCACCCTGGGGCAGGAGGCCAGGAGGGATTCATTCCCCACACGCTGCAGCTCTCTGAGCCAGCTGGCACTGACACCTTCTCCCAGGCCAGCGCTGccgggcacagccagggccatGCCACACTGCAGCTCCTTGCAAACCATGGCGGCGGCTGCGAGGCCAAAACCCAAGTCACAGACAGTTTGTCACTATTTCTGTCCGTATTTGACCAAGAAATGTCCCATTGTGGGGTCCCCTTTCCTGCAGtcactgcagcactgggacCACAGCCAGAGCTCTGAGCAAGAGAAATGGCCAGCGCTGCACCTCTGCACTGACTCGGGGATGGTGGGAAATGCTCTGTGGGGTGTCTGGAACCATGGAGAAAGGACAAttggcagcacagagggaaaccCATCTGGGCTGCTGGACTGGGAAAAGACATCGCTGCCCAGGGGAGAAGCTGGCTGTGAAAGTCCCTCCTGTAGATGCTCAGATGCCCAAGGGTCAGGCACTGAAGAGCATTGCAACAACACACAGGGGGATGGGGCTGCCAGGATTCAGGTGTCTCAGGAGGGTCTGGACTGGCCACACAAGGCTGAGTTATTTCTGGACACCTCGGGTCATCAGGGCAGAGATGCGAACTCCAGACGGGCTCATGAGCGAGGGGTGGATTTAGCCATGGACACCATCTCCAGGTTATCCCTGACTGTGAAACGTGGGCTGAGATCAAGCAGGCCCAGGTGGGTGAAGCCCCAGTGGTGTGGGGGATGATGGTGGGAATATCTGTCTGGGGAGACATGTGGTCTTCTTAGTGGGAGTAGTAAATTGGAGAGcaccattcctaaaccacagcagctctgtcagggccagccctgtccctgcactgccccagctctgctgccccacagctgctgcatcaGGAAGGGCAGAGCCATGGGGGAGGGAAATACACAGGGACTCCTCCTGGGAGAGACCTCTGGAGGTTTCCAGGCCAGGCCAAAGCACAATCGGTGGAGAAGGGACACAGGCATGGGCTATTTGTgtgctctgccatggcaggatgtgaggcagagctgcagagacaTCCAGACCATGTGGATCCCTACAGGAGCTGATCCCACACAGCAGTTCCCAGGCCTCTGCTGCTCACTGGTTGCTCTGGTTTGATGTTCCCTGGTGCTTAcacccagccccacacacaCCAGTGCTGTGTGCAAACACACCAGTCTCACCAGTGCCTGGGCCCCCAAAGGACACAAGCCCTGATGATTTGTGGTCCCCACTCCAGTATCTGGCACTTGGACCTCCCTCAGGacccagagcagagagagctcCCTTGTCCCAGACAGTTGCTGGCAATGGAGTGTTTAGAAAATGCCACAGACTGTGGGGATCAGCTGTAGGGCATGGCCAGGGATGCATCTTTACACATGACCAGCTCTTTCATCCCCTTTTCTCTGTTGATTCATGTTTGCTCTTTCACAAACCACCATAGTGCAACCATTTCCCTTCCTGTGGTCCTCTCTTAGGCATCCCAAGGGAAATCTTACACATTCCCCAGATGCCCTTTGTGAATTTCCATCATGAATCTCAATGCCAATGCAGAACCCCCCATGCTCAACTGGCGAGGTCATGCTGGAAAGCTCTGCCATTGAACCCCTGGGTGAGTCTTTCATGAGGAGGTGTCAGAACTTTCcttaaattatgttttatcttctgtttttaaaattggaaTGGCCCTAAAATATCATCTACTGCAGCCCCCTTGCTGTGGGAAGGCACAACTACCTCTGGAACAGATGGTCAAAGCtcctgaccttgaacacttttTGGGACGGGACATTCACTTCTATGGATGACCTGTTTACGAATTGTCAACCTCATCaccaaatatttctttcttatatcAAATCTAAATATATCCTTGAGCATTTTAAAGGCTATGTCCCTTCCTCTGCCACTACAGGgcaatacaaatatttcaaattttcttgGATTATGACCACAATATTTCTAGGTCTGAAAAGACCTAGAAAGGACACAAAAATCTCCCAAGATGGGATTGGAAGCCTCAAGCATATGACCCAGAGAGACTGAGGGCGCTGGGCTCAGTGGTGTGAAGACTGAGAACAGAACAAGAGAAGCCTGGGAGGACTTGGagggtggtttcagagatggcagagctcttcTTCATTATATGAAACaacctgagaaaaaaatgatgCCACACAGATCACCTGGGGAGGTCCAGACTAGACGtaaggagaaaggaatttccctcccagggcagggctgtggtgcaacACATCCCCCAGAAGGAGCCGGGAGCAGCCCAAGGTTTTGTgtggccaggcaggggcaggcaggaggcagagctgtcagcaaaggAAGGGGCCAGCCAGGTGGGGCAGCCGGGGGATGAggacagcctgcagggacagaggcgcAGGGCAGGAACACCGTaggacagcctgggctgcagagggcacaggcatgtgcagcagctgcaaggccCTGACAGAGCCAACCTGTGCAGCACTTTGGCcgtggctgctggccctggctccaGGAGGGGACAAGTgaccctggcagccctggggcctCATTGcctccttgtccctgctcagcagcctggcaggggccGTCCCATGGTCCTGCCCTTGGCATTGCACATCCCCACATGCCAGTGCCCATCCCGGGAAGAGCCCTGAGCaaggagggagggacaggatctgccttgccaggggctggggctcagccttggccctTTGCATTCCTGAAACACATCCAGGTTTGCTCATCATCAGAGAAACCTTTGCCTTGTTTGTCCCCACCTGTCTTCAGTGCCTCCAGTGTTCTGCTCTAACTGGAACCTGGGGACGCTTTCTCAGTCGTGTCCCTCAGTAGGACCCACTAAACTGCAATAAACTTTGGAGTTTAAATTTAACTTTGAGTTCTTGAGAAGTTTAGACACTCTCAGGGACTGAGTCTGATGTAAACAACATCAAAGCCCTCAGAGGGTCATTAAAGTTTTCCTAGTGCAGTTATGGAGAAAGATTTCAAAGAGCTTGTAAGAAATACACTTTCCTCTTTTAAAGGGtgtatttta
The sequence above is drawn from the Vidua macroura isolate BioBank_ID:100142 chromosome 32, ASM2450914v1, whole genome shotgun sequence genome and encodes:
- the LOC128820938 gene encoding LOW QUALITY PROTEIN: serine/threonine-protein kinase pim-1-like (The sequence of the model RefSeq protein was modified relative to this genomic sequence to represent the inferred CDS: deleted 1 base in 1 codon), whose amino-acid sequence is MIGWQSSRVWTGSGAAPRERRAGRGGERATDKRTRGQTAPELQLQRQQRQQQQQQQQQQQQTEQRKQQLCGVPLAPPLPLSRSLSRSPVPAVPSSPGLSLPIPGRAMPPARPRPRAGLSRPRPRPSRRRLAPTRLWPCWRWRCWAGISAWGWGGIASLWLRLARARPRPRPRPRPRPRRRLLPGPAEDTGGAAAAATSAAASPARAPPLGSAATGPEPLLSRCQERTPGDGRPGALEGRSGAAPGPGPSADSRVPPAGKAQQGLKEQYRLGSLLGRGGFGSVFAATRLSDGAPVAIKRVPRNRVLHWGELPDGTSAPLEVVLLAKVSTGFPGVVQLLEWLELPNDIVMVLERPKRSQDLHHFIRACGFLSEKVARELFRQVLEAVRHCTSCGVLHRDIKPGNILVDLATGQAKLIDFGCGTYLQDTAYIPFAGTRSYSPPEWMHFGWYYGKPATVWSLGIVLHQMVCGEHPFRRGQNISWDHQLSLPQQLSQECQDLIRRCLSMLDIERPSLEELLCDRWMQDVHLP